A part of Eubacterium sp. AB3007 genomic DNA contains:
- the proC gene encoding pyrroline-5-carboxylate reductase: MRIGFIGCGAMGSAIIGGIVAGGICGPEEIMGADVNAETRERAGARHGIMVTESNKAVFDWADYVFLAVKPQFLAGLIEEIAEDVREEQVIISIAAGWSLDKLGEAFGRPVKLVRVMPNTPAMVGEGMSAACAGEGVAEEEMEQVMALLSGFGKAQQVPESLFDAVISTSGSGPAYVYMFIEALADAAVMEGMPRAQAYEFAAQTVLGSAKMVLETGLHPGALKDMVCSPAGTTIEAVRVLEEKNFRSAVIEGAHAAAERSREMQKK; the protein is encoded by the coding sequence ATGCGTATTGGATTTATCGGATGCGGCGCCATGGGAAGCGCGATCATAGGTGGTATTGTCGCAGGCGGAATCTGTGGCCCGGAGGAGATCATGGGCGCGGATGTGAATGCGGAGACCCGGGAGAGGGCCGGCGCACGTCATGGGATCATGGTTACGGAGTCGAACAAAGCCGTGTTTGACTGGGCGGACTATGTGTTTCTGGCAGTGAAGCCGCAGTTTCTGGCAGGATTGATCGAGGAGATCGCCGAAGATGTCCGGGAGGAGCAGGTGATCATCAGTATCGCTGCGGGATGGAGTCTTGATAAGCTCGGTGAAGCTTTCGGACGCCCGGTGAAGCTTGTGCGAGTGATGCCTAACACCCCGGCCATGGTAGGCGAGGGCATGTCTGCTGCATGTGCAGGGGAAGGTGTAGCGGAAGAAGAGATGGAGCAGGTGATGGCACTGCTGTCCGGGTTCGGAAAGGCACAGCAGGTGCCGGAGTCTCTTTTTGACGCTGTGATCAGTACCAGCGGCAGCGGACCGGCCTATGTGTACATGTTTATCGAGGCTTTGGCAGATGCAGCGGTAATGGAAGGAATGCCGAGAGCGCAGGCCTACGAATTTGCCGCCCAGACGGTGTTGGGCTCGGCCAAGATGGTGTTGGAGACCGGCCTGCACCCCGGGGCGCTGAAGGACATGGTTTGTTCTCCGGCAGGCACTACCATCGAGGCGGTGCGTGTACTGGAGGAGAAGAACTTCCGTAGCGCTGTGATCGAAGGAGCCCATGCAGCGGCAGAGAGATCACGGGAGATGCAGAAGAAATAG
- a CDS encoding sodium/proline symporter yields MNLEIIVFILYFVILFFVAIAFFVNGSNKNQKDFFLGGRSMGPWVTAMSAQASDMSAWLLMGLPGSILAFGFGQIWIGIGLALGTAANWIFCAKRLREFSKAAGDSITVPQYLTNRFASEKKTLQVVCACIFLLAFTIYVSSAFVAGTSVFTMLFPGINERSAMILFALIIVGYTFLGGFKAVCWTDFFQGILMLIALLAIPIIVATTFDLDHSMLEKVYEYTDAASGEVVSCSFGTGLFSASWQDIVSGLAWGLGYFGMPHIIVRFMSIEKPSMVKKSAVIAIVWVVLSIGAACLMAYQARMIVAEDLLTTGAQKTVFIVMARRFFPPVISGFLLAAIMAASVSTADSQLLVASSSFTSDMYKPIFRKDATEKEVLWVGRMAVIIIAVIAFVIASSKGAGAQAIMNLVENAWGVFGAAFGPAILLSLFWRRFNYAGACAGVICGAAVDILWLMLLSGTGVYEILPGFVAGGIVAIIVTLLTPEPSKEVTDIYDRAIAEGVAEE; encoded by the coding sequence ATGAACCTAGAAATTATTGTCTTTATTCTGTATTTTGTAATCCTGTTCTTCGTCGCGATCGCTTTCTTTGTGAACGGAAGCAACAAGAATCAGAAGGATTTCTTCCTGGGCGGCCGCAGCATGGGCCCCTGGGTCACAGCCATGTCGGCACAGGCTTCGGATATGTCCGCCTGGCTGTTGATGGGGCTGCCGGGTTCCATCCTGGCCTTTGGTTTCGGCCAGATCTGGATCGGCATCGGACTGGCTCTGGGCACTGCGGCCAACTGGATCTTCTGCGCCAAGAGACTCCGTGAGTTCTCCAAGGCGGCAGGGGATTCCATCACAGTACCGCAGTACCTGACCAATCGGTTCGCCAGTGAGAAGAAGACCCTGCAGGTGGTCTGCGCCTGCATCTTCCTGCTGGCCTTCACCATCTACGTATCCTCTGCTTTTGTGGCCGGCACCAGCGTGTTCACCATGCTTTTCCCCGGCATCAACGAGCGTTCAGCCATGATTCTGTTTGCGCTGATCATCGTAGGATACACCTTCCTGGGAGGGTTCAAGGCGGTCTGCTGGACAGACTTTTTCCAGGGGATTCTGATGCTGATCGCATTGCTGGCGATCCCCATCATCGTGGCGACTACGTTTGATCTGGATCACTCTATGCTGGAGAAGGTTTATGAGTACACCGATGCCGCTTCTGGTGAGGTGGTGAGCTGCAGCTTCGGCACGGGACTGTTCAGCGCCAGCTGGCAGGATATCGTCTCCGGACTTGCCTGGGGATTGGGGTATTTTGGCATGCCCCATATCATCGTTCGTTTCATGTCCATCGAGAAACCCTCGATGGTTAAGAAATCTGCCGTCATCGCCATCGTTTGGGTGGTGCTGTCCATCGGCGCGGCCTGCCTCATGGCTTACCAGGCCAGAATGATCGTGGCAGAAGACCTGCTGACCACAGGTGCGCAGAAGACCGTGTTCATCGTTATGGCACGGCGTTTCTTCCCGCCGGTGATTTCCGGATTCCTGCTGGCCGCGATCATGGCGGCGTCCGTTTCCACAGCGGATTCCCAGCTCCTGGTGGCCTCTAGCTCCTTTACCTCTGACATGTACAAGCCCATCTTTCGTAAGGATGCCACAGAAAAGGAGGTCCTTTGGGTAGGACGTATGGCAGTCATCATTATCGCTGTCATCGCTTTTGTCATCGCTTCTTCCAAAGGGGCAGGAGCGCAGGCTATCATGAATCTGGTGGAGAATGCCTGGGGCGTATTTGGTGCGGCTTTCGGACCGGCCATCCTGCTGTCTTTGTTCTGGAGGCGTTTCAACTACGCCGGTGCCTGTGCGGGAGTGATCTGCGGGGCGGCTGTGGACATTCTTTGGCTGATGTTGCTTAGCGGGACAGGAGTCTATGAGATCCTGCCGGGCTTTGTGGCAGGTGGGATCGTCGCGATCATTGTGACGCTGCTCACACCGGAGCCGTCCAAGGAGGTCACGGATATCTACGACAGGGCCATCGCAGAGGGAGTTGCTGAGGAGTAA
- a CDS encoding TetR/AcrR family transcriptional regulator, giving the protein MKKPARKQTKSRIVSAAWNLFYQYGYDNTTIDDIVEASHTSKGSFYHYFESKDALLGSLSYLFDEKYDELQETLDPSLSPLDKLLTMNQELFLMIENTVSVTMLSQLFAAQLITKGEKHLLEPDRTYYRLLRRIAIEGQQQAVFRDDLSVNDIMRAYAMFERGMMYEWCLSGGNYSLYQYSNQLLPLFLKGLCVKGDGSF; this is encoded by the coding sequence ATGAAAAAACCTGCCCGAAAGCAAACAAAAAGCCGCATCGTTTCTGCAGCTTGGAATCTTTTCTATCAATACGGCTATGACAACACCACCATCGATGACATCGTGGAAGCCTCCCACACTTCCAAGGGCTCCTTTTACCATTACTTTGAGTCCAAGGATGCTCTGCTGGGATCTCTCTCCTATCTATTCGATGAGAAATACGATGAGTTGCAGGAGACTCTGGATCCTTCCCTGAGCCCTCTGGACAAACTCCTGACCATGAACCAGGAACTCTTTCTGATGATCGAGAATACAGTGTCCGTAACCATGCTCTCCCAGCTCTTCGCTGCGCAGCTCATCACCAAGGGAGAAAAGCACCTGCTCGAGCCGGATCGCACCTATTACCGACTCCTGCGTCGTATCGCCATCGAAGGACAACAACAGGCCGTCTTTCGGGACGACCTGAGTGTCAATGATATCATGCGGGCTTACGCTATGTTCGAACGCGGTATGATGTACGAGTGGTGCCTCTCCGGCGGCAACTACTCTCTCTACCAGTACTCCAACCAACTGCTGCCCCTATTCCTGAAGGGCCTGTGTGTCAAAGGGGACGGTTCTTTTTGA
- a CDS encoding polysaccharide deacetylase family protein: protein MAEYDSIERRRERREKKQKHRRILKIAGPVVLLVLFFAIGLIVTHDNYEAVPEHAQLAVVKASADLYEKDDTGSKALKKVQFGDKLSPEGYYKGWYRIDLEDGKAFVRKADVVQFDQKMKHVALTFDDGPKADTTRKIQKALQENGCRATFFQIGKNINEKNGKLLRKGSKLGFEYGNHTNNHKDLTKLSEKKIRKQLAGTDRKVRKYTGHKTTLVRVPYGDYNDKVLAVIGRPNIMWTLDTRDWEQRNTKKLIKVVRKKVKDGQIVLLHEIYDSTADAVDAICKDLKEQGFEAVTVTELAAIKGTRLMAGKSYEGF, encoded by the coding sequence ATGGCTGAATACGATTCGATAGAGAGGCGCAGAGAGCGCAGAGAGAAGAAGCAGAAGCACAGGAGGATCCTGAAGATCGCGGGACCTGTCGTGTTGCTCGTTCTGTTTTTTGCTATAGGGCTCATAGTGACCCACGATAACTATGAGGCAGTACCGGAGCATGCGCAGCTGGCGGTGGTGAAGGCATCGGCCGATCTCTACGAGAAGGATGATACCGGGAGCAAGGCGTTGAAGAAAGTGCAGTTCGGTGACAAACTATCTCCGGAAGGCTACTACAAGGGATGGTACAGGATCGATCTTGAGGATGGAAAGGCCTTTGTGCGCAAGGCGGATGTTGTGCAGTTTGACCAGAAGATGAAGCACGTTGCCCTGACTTTTGATGATGGACCCAAGGCCGACACCACCAGGAAGATCCAGAAGGCGCTGCAGGAAAACGGTTGCCGCGCTACCTTTTTCCAGATCGGGAAGAACATAAACGAGAAGAACGGAAAACTCCTGAGGAAAGGGAGTAAACTAGGGTTTGAGTACGGCAACCATACCAACAACCACAAGGACCTCACCAAACTCTCCGAGAAGAAGATCCGCAAGCAGCTGGCCGGTACTGACCGTAAGGTGAGGAAATACACTGGCCACAAGACCACTCTGGTTCGCGTACCCTACGGAGATTACAATGACAAGGTACTGGCTGTCATTGGACGGCCCAACATAATGTGGACGCTGGATACCAGGGACTGGGAGCAGCGTAACACAAAAAAACTTATTAAGGTAGTCCGTAAGAAAGTGAAGGATGGACAGATCGTGTTGTTGCACGAGATCTATGATTCCACGGCGGATGCCGTCGATGCCATCTGCAAGGACCTGAAGGAACAGGGGTTCGAGGCTGTGACGGTGACTGAGCTAGCCGCCATCAAGGGAACCAGGCTTATGGCAGGAAAGTCCTATGAGGGATTCTAA
- the fba gene encoding class II fructose-1,6-bisphosphate aldolase encodes MALVTTTEMFEKAYNGGYAIGAFNVNNMEIVQGITEAAQEERAPLILQVSKGARAYANHTYLVKLVEAAVQECPDIPIALHLDHGPDFETCKACIDGGFTSVMIDASSKPFEENIEITREVVEYAHKYGVVVEAELGTLAGIEDDVNVSEEDSSYTKPEEVEEFVTKSGCDSLAIAIGTSHGAYKFKPGTKPQLRFDVLHECEKRLPGFPIVLHGASSVPQEYVQMINTYGGNMPGAIGVPEDQLREAARSAVCKINIDSDLRLTMTGTIRKYFAEHPDHFDPRQYLKPARANIKETVRHKLIDVLGCAGKA; translated from the coding sequence ATGGCTTTAGTAACCACAACCGAAATGTTCGAGAAAGCGTATAATGGCGGTTATGCGATCGGAGCATTCAACGTCAACAATATGGAGATCGTACAGGGTATCACCGAGGCAGCACAGGAGGAGCGCGCACCGCTGATCCTGCAGGTATCCAAGGGTGCCCGTGCCTATGCCAACCACACCTACCTGGTCAAGCTGGTAGAGGCAGCGGTGCAGGAGTGCCCGGATATTCCGATCGCACTGCACCTGGATCACGGTCCGGATTTTGAGACCTGCAAGGCCTGCATCGACGGTGGATTTACTTCTGTCATGATCGACGCTTCCTCCAAACCTTTCGAGGAGAACATCGAGATCACCCGCGAGGTGGTCGAGTATGCGCATAAGTACGGTGTAGTCGTAGAGGCTGAGTTGGGCACTCTGGCTGGCATCGAGGACGATGTAAACGTGTCTGAGGAGGATTCCTCCTACACAAAGCCTGAGGAAGTAGAAGAGTTCGTGACCAAGTCCGGATGTGACTCCCTGGCCATCGCGATCGGAACCAGCCACGGCGCATACAAGTTCAAGCCGGGAACCAAACCGCAGCTGCGTTTCGACGTGCTCCACGAGTGCGAGAAGAGACTGCCGGGATTCCCCATCGTTCTGCACGGCGCATCCTCTGTTCCGCAGGAGTATGTGCAGATGATTAACACTTACGGCGGAAACATGCCGGGAGCCATCGGCGTTCCGGAGGATCAGCTGAGAGAAGCTGCCCGTTCCGCTGTCTGCAAGATCAATATTGACTCTGACCTGCGCCTGACCATGACAGGTACTATCCGCAAGTACTTTGCGGAGCATCCGGATCACTTTGACCCGAGACAGTACCTGAAGCCGGCTCGCGCCAACATCAAGGAGACTGTACGTCACAAGTTGATCGATGTTCTGGGCTGTGCCGGCAAGGCATGA
- the dnaJ gene encoding molecular chaperone DnaJ produces MAEKRDYYEVLGLNKGASEEEIKKAFRKMALKYHPDRNPGDKDAEEKFKEVNEAYSILSDPEKKDKYDRFGHAGVDPNAGFGGAGGFGGGFGGFGGFEDIFSDLFGGGGGFGGFGGFGGGAARRNAPMKGRDLQKDLTISFEEAAFGTKKSIRITKYVKCETCNGEGTAEGTRKKTCPKCGGSGQVRTVQNTPLGRFQSTTPCPDCGGKGTIIETPCPDCHGSGKVRKTITINVDIPAGVDNDSVIPIRGQGDPGENGGPNGDFYVVISVKPHELFRRDRDNLYIDIPIGFHQAALGDEITVPTLDGKVSYKVPAGTQPGTVFRLKGKGVKNVRTGRMGDLYVKVQLEVPTKLNASQKKAIREMGEKVGADCYKKKSGFAQKVKELFS; encoded by the coding sequence ATGGCTGAGAAAAGAGATTACTATGAGGTCCTTGGTCTGAACAAGGGGGCCAGTGAGGAAGAGATCAAGAAAGCCTTCCGCAAGATGGCGCTGAAGTATCATCCTGACCGGAACCCGGGGGATAAGGACGCAGAAGAGAAATTCAAGGAAGTCAATGAGGCCTACAGCATCCTGTCCGATCCGGAGAAGAAAGATAAGTACGATCGGTTCGGCCACGCTGGAGTAGATCCAAACGCAGGCTTTGGCGGTGCTGGCGGTTTCGGTGGCGGCTTTGGCGGTTTCGGTGGGTTTGAGGATATCTTTAGCGACCTGTTTGGCGGTGGAGGCGGCTTCGGCGGCTTCGGCGGCTTTGGTGGTGGAGCGGCCAGACGAAATGCTCCGATGAAGGGGAGAGATCTGCAGAAGGATCTGACCATCAGTTTTGAGGAAGCAGCGTTCGGAACAAAGAAATCTATCCGTATCACCAAGTACGTGAAATGCGAGACATGCAACGGGGAGGGGACAGCAGAAGGCACCAGAAAGAAGACCTGCCCCAAGTGCGGTGGTTCAGGCCAGGTGCGTACGGTCCAAAACACACCGTTGGGCCGGTTTCAGAGTACCACACCGTGTCCGGATTGCGGTGGGAAAGGCACGATCATTGAGACACCTTGCCCAGACTGCCATGGAAGCGGTAAGGTCAGGAAGACCATCACCATCAACGTGGACATTCCGGCCGGTGTGGACAACGACAGCGTGATCCCCATTCGGGGGCAAGGAGATCCGGGAGAGAACGGCGGACCCAACGGCGATTTCTACGTGGTCATCTCCGTCAAACCGCACGAACTGTTCCGGCGTGACAGGGACAACCTCTATATCGATATCCCCATCGGCTTCCACCAGGCAGCCTTGGGGGATGAGATCACCGTGCCGACCCTGGACGGCAAGGTCAGCTACAAGGTGCCGGCCGGTACACAGCCGGGAACAGTGTTCCGCCTGAAAGGAAAGGGCGTTAAGAACGTACGGACCGGACGTATGGGTGACTTGTACGTGAAGGTGCAGCTGGAGGTGCCTACCAAACTGAACGCTTCCCAGAAGAAGGCCATCCGGGAGATGGGCGAGAAGGTGGGAGCAGACTGCTACAAGAAGAAATCCGGTTTTGCACAGAAAGTAAAGGAGCTGTTCTCCTAG
- the dnaK gene encoding molecular chaperone DnaK: protein MAKVIGIDLGTTNSCVAVLEGGEPTVINNAEGNRTTPSVVGFAKSGERLVGETAKRQAVTNPQRTIASIKRHMGEDYTVEIDGKKYTPQDISAMILSKLKADAESYLGEKVTEAVITVPAYFSDSQKQATKDAGKIAGLDVKRIINEPTAASLAYGLDKEEGSQKILVYDLGGGTFDVSILELGDGVFEVLATNGDTHLGGDDFDNAIMNFMADSFAKENGVDLRNDNMALQRLKEGAEKAKKELSSAQTTNINLPFITVTDAGPLHLNMDLTRAKFDQLTADLVNRTIEPMQKAMADAGVSNSDIAKVILVGGSTRIPAVQDAVKRVTGKDPFKGINPDECVAVGAAIQAGVLTGEVNDVLLLDVTPLSLSIETLGGVATKLIERNTTIPTKKSQIFSTAADNQTAVDIHVMQGEREMAAGNITLGRFQLTGIAPAPRGIPQIEVTFDIDANGIVNVSAKDLGTGKEQAITITSSTNLTDEEINQKVKEAEQYAAEDAKRKQQVEDRNKAETLVYETEKNLKDLEGKLDESERSGLESAKEDLKAALEANNPDDIKAKTDALEEKFHALASKIYQQQGAAGAGPDMSGFAGGAGPNMGGAAGPNMGGQAGPAGNDDNVVDADFTVVDDDNK, encoded by the coding sequence ATGGCTAAAGTAATCGGAATAGACTTAGGAACAACCAACAGCTGCGTCGCAGTACTGGAAGGCGGAGAGCCGACCGTTATCAACAACGCAGAAGGAAACAGAACCACTCCGTCAGTGGTGGGATTCGCCAAAAGTGGTGAGAGGCTGGTGGGAGAGACTGCCAAGAGGCAGGCTGTCACCAATCCGCAGAGAACCATCGCTTCTATCAAGCGCCACATGGGAGAGGATTACACTGTTGAGATCGATGGGAAGAAATACACCCCGCAGGATATCTCCGCAATGATCCTGAGCAAGCTGAAAGCAGATGCAGAGAGTTATCTGGGAGAAAAGGTCACCGAGGCAGTCATCACTGTACCGGCTTACTTCTCTGACTCCCAGAAGCAGGCTACGAAGGATGCCGGAAAGATCGCCGGTCTTGATGTGAAGAGAATCATCAACGAGCCGACAGCGGCTTCTCTGGCCTATGGCCTGGATAAGGAAGAGGGCAGCCAGAAGATCCTGGTCTATGACTTGGGCGGCGGCACTTTCGATGTATCCATCCTGGAACTGGGTGACGGTGTGTTCGAGGTACTGGCTACCAACGGAGATACCCATCTGGGAGGAGACGATTTCGACAACGCCATCATGAACTTCATGGCGGACAGTTTTGCCAAGGAGAACGGCGTTGACCTTAGAAATGACAATATGGCACTGCAGAGACTGAAGGAAGGCGCTGAGAAGGCCAAGAAGGAACTGTCCAGTGCACAGACCACCAACATCAATCTGCCTTTCATCACCGTGACGGATGCCGGCCCGCTGCACCTGAACATGGATTTGACAAGAGCCAAGTTTGATCAGCTGACAGCAGATCTGGTGAACCGCACCATCGAGCCGATGCAGAAGGCTATGGCAGATGCAGGTGTGTCCAACAGTGATATCGCCAAGGTCATCCTGGTTGGTGGATCCACCAGAATCCCGGCGGTACAGGATGCTGTCAAGAGAGTGACCGGCAAGGATCCGTTCAAGGGGATCAACCCGGATGAGTGTGTGGCTGTCGGTGCTGCGATCCAGGCCGGCGTGCTGACCGGTGAGGTCAACGACGTGCTGCTGCTGGACGTTACTCCGCTGTCCCTGTCCATCGAGACACTGGGCGGTGTGGCTACCAAACTCATCGAGAGAAACACCACCATTCCTACCAAGAAGAGCCAGATCTTCTCCACCGCGGCTGATAATCAGACCGCTGTAGACATTCATGTCATGCAGGGTGAGAGAGAGATGGCAGCAGGGAACATCACTCTGGGACGTTTCCAGCTCACCGGTATCGCACCGGCTCCGCGTGGGATCCCTCAGATCGAGGTAACCTTCGACATCGACGCGAACGGCATCGTAAACGTAAGCGCCAAGGATCTGGGTACCGGCAAGGAGCAGGCGATCACCATCACCTCCTCTACCAACCTCACCGATGAGGAGATCAACCAGAAGGTTAAGGAAGCGGAGCAGTACGCCGCTGAGGATGCCAAGAGAAAGCAGCAGGTCGAGGATCGGAACAAGGCAGAGACCCTGGTCTATGAGACCGAGAAGAACCTGAAGGACCTGGAAGGTAAGCTGGACGAGAGCGAGCGCAGCGGTCTGGAGAGTGCCAAGGAGGATCTGAAGGCAGCACTGGAAGCCAACAATCCGGATGACATCAAGGCCAAGACCGATGCATTGGAGGAGAAATTCCACGCGCTGGCATCCAAGATCTATCAGCAGCAGGGAGCCGCCGGAGCAGGTCCGGACATGAGCGGATTTGCCGGAGGAGCCGGCCCGAACATGGGAGGGGCAGCTGGTCCGAACATGGGAGGACAGGCAGGTCCTGCAGGCAACGATGACAATGTCGTAGATGCTGACTTCACTGTCGTCGATGATGATAATAAATAA
- the grpE gene encoding nucleotide exchange factor GrpE yields MANEERVMDQEQGVEIEIEDPQTDQEAQDSESAQAEEDINAGAEPEPEDEATEQQETSQEEESERYMRLMADFQNYKRRVENEKSDIYAYANEKLVTQLLEVLDNFERALEHEGEDAGYAEGMNMIFKQLTDVLSKSGLEEIKALGEDFDPNFHNAVMTTDDSNYESGKVTNVMQKGYTLNGKVIRPSMVMVNN; encoded by the coding sequence ATGGCTAACGAAGAAAGAGTAATGGATCAAGAGCAGGGCGTGGAGATCGAAATCGAAGACCCGCAGACTGATCAGGAAGCGCAGGATTCAGAAAGCGCACAGGCTGAGGAAGATATCAACGCAGGCGCAGAACCGGAACCTGAAGATGAGGCAACGGAACAGCAGGAGACTTCCCAGGAGGAAGAGAGCGAGCGATACATGCGTCTCATGGCTGATTTCCAGAACTACAAGAGAAGAGTAGAGAACGAGAAAAGCGATATCTATGCGTATGCCAACGAGAAACTGGTGACACAGCTTCTGGAGGTGCTTGACAATTTTGAGAGAGCGCTGGAGCACGAGGGTGAAGATGCAGGCTATGCAGAAGGAATGAATATGATCTTCAAGCAGCTAACGGATGTGCTGAGCAAGTCCGGGCTGGAGGAAATAAAGGCGCTGGGAGAGGATTTTGATCCCAACTTCCACAACGCAGTAATGACGACAGACGATTCGAACTACGAGAGTGGAAAGGTCACGAACGTCATGCAAAAGGGATACACACTAAATGGTAAAGTAATCAGACCATCTATGGTCATGGTCAATAATTAG
- the hrcA gene encoding heat-inducible transcriptional repressor HrcA, with translation MELTERKLKILQAIIQDYVRSAEPVGSRTLSKRLDMSISPATIRNEMSDLEEMGYLTHPHTSAGRVPSDKAYRLYVNSMMGRVEPTPEAKQIIAETLKADIAEFDKTMQHAAALLSEITNLASFAVTPSKQEDKLKYVNLLPVDQDSVVLMIVAESGKISNTVLHMNVPYTEEQLQILAKNITYNYKGRTISDVLTGNIIDDFNTDIEAMNALADSIMPNFMRTLSDMLNVNLYMDGLSNIFDIPEYMDLDRARSFISLFDKREKLMQKLMNRGDGMIVTIGAENADDDMKDCSLITATYHVDGQMVGKIGVIGPTRMKYGEITSIVEYLTENLSNTFMLRGGEENDDG, from the coding sequence ATGGAATTAACAGAAAGAAAACTGAAGATTCTACAGGCCATCATTCAGGATTATGTGAGATCGGCAGAACCGGTGGGGTCCAGGACTTTGTCCAAGAGACTGGATATGAGCATAAGTCCCGCGACCATTCGAAATGAGATGAGCGACCTGGAGGAAATGGGGTACTTGACGCATCCCCATACCTCGGCGGGTAGAGTCCCTTCCGACAAGGCTTACAGGCTCTATGTCAACAGCATGATGGGGCGGGTAGAGCCCACTCCGGAGGCGAAGCAGATCATTGCAGAGACCCTGAAGGCAGACATCGCTGAGTTCGACAAGACCATGCAGCATGCGGCAGCGCTTCTGTCGGAGATCACCAATCTGGCATCCTTTGCGGTGACGCCCAGCAAGCAGGAGGACAAGCTGAAGTATGTCAACCTGCTCCCGGTGGATCAGGACAGCGTAGTGCTGATGATCGTGGCAGAGAGTGGCAAGATCTCCAACACGGTGCTTCACATGAACGTGCCGTATACGGAGGAACAGTTGCAGATCCTGGCCAAGAACATCACCTATAACTACAAGGGGAGAACGATCTCCGATGTGCTGACGGGCAACATCATCGATGATTTCAACACAGACATCGAGGCCATGAACGCACTGGCGGACAGCATCATGCCGAACTTTATGCGGACACTTTCCGACATGCTGAACGTGAACCTGTATATGGATGGCCTTTCCAATATATTTGATATCCCGGAGTATATGGATCTGGATAGAGCGCGGAGTTTTATCTCGCTGTTCGACAAGCGGGAGAAACTCATGCAAAAGCTCATGAACCGGGGTGATGGAATGATCGTGACCATCGGCGCAGAGAATGCTGATGACGATATGAAAGACTGCTCGCTGATCACGGCAACGTATCATGTTGACGGGCAGATGGTTGGTAAGATCGGAGTGATCGGGCCGACGAGAATGAAGTACGGAGAGATCACTTCCATAGTGGAATATCTTACCGAGAATCTGAGTAACACATTTATGCTAAGAGGTGGTGAAGAAAACGACGATGGCTAA
- a CDS encoding nitroreductase family protein, which translates to MFGRKSKDAALLQRQTGEVEGMPERMSLMEAIEYRHSVRKYTEEPLSRSQFQELQEAITRYNEEGGLHMQLITNEPKAFSTFKAKYGRFQGVQDYITMIGPKSRDLDERCGYYGEKLVLLAQQLELNTCWVGGTYTKVDRAYDIGPGEKLVAVITVGHGADQGSRRRSKKFEDVSQTDRPAPDWFRRGVQAALMAPTAINQQKFRFYLEGETVKVKAGFGPFCKVDKGIVICHFEIGSGRQLWNK; encoded by the coding sequence ATGTTCGGTAGAAAAAGCAAGGATGCCGCTCTGCTCCAGAGACAGACCGGTGAAGTGGAAGGGATGCCTGAACGTATGTCACTGATGGAGGCCATCGAATATCGGCATTCTGTTCGTAAGTATACAGAGGAGCCTCTGAGCCGTTCTCAATTTCAGGAACTGCAGGAGGCCATCACCCGCTACAACGAGGAGGGCGGGCTGCACATGCAGCTTATCACCAACGAGCCCAAGGCGTTCAGCACGTTTAAGGCGAAATACGGAAGATTCCAGGGGGTGCAGGATTACATTACGATGATCGGTCCCAAGTCTCGGGATCTGGACGAGCGCTGCGGGTATTACGGAGAGAAGCTGGTACTGCTGGCGCAACAACTGGAACTGAACACCTGCTGGGTAGGAGGGACCTACACCAAGGTGGACAGGGCGTATGACATCGGGCCAGGAGAGAAACTGGTGGCCGTGATCACCGTGGGACACGGGGCAGATCAGGGTAGCCGGCGCCGTTCCAAAAAATTTGAGGATGTGAGCCAGACAGATCGCCCGGCGCCTGACTGGTTCCGTCGGGGCGTACAGGCGGCACTGATGGCTCCCACTGCCATCAATCAGCAGAAGTTCCGGTTTTACCTGGAAGGGGAGACCGTGAAGGTAAAGGCCGGATTCGGTCCCTTCTGTAAAGTGGACAAGGGAATCGTCATCTGTCATTTTGAGATCGGGTCGGGGAGACAGCTCTGGAACAAGTAG
- a CDS encoding DUF3842 family protein — MQIVVIDGQGGRLGREVVGAVRDAFPAAEIKVVGTNSVATATMLKAGASEGATGENPAIVACRRADYIIGPLGIVIADSLMGEVTPAMALAVAQSPAKRILIPMNMCDNLVAGVDRQPVSDLVSDVITKIREECDNVR, encoded by the coding sequence ATGCAGATCGTAGTGATAGACGGACAGGGCGGAAGACTTGGAAGAGAAGTGGTGGGTGCAGTACGCGATGCGTTCCCCGCCGCGGAGATCAAGGTCGTTGGGACCAACAGCGTGGCCACCGCGACCATGCTGAAGGCAGGTGCCAGCGAGGGGGCCACCGGGGAGAACCCGGCAATCGTGGCTTGTCGTCGTGCGGATTATATCATCGGTCCTCTTGGGATCGTCATCGCAGACTCTCTCATGGGCGAGGTGACGCCGGCCATGGCGCTTGCGGTGGCACAAAGCCCTGCGAAGCGCATCCTCATCCCGATGAATATGTGCGATAACCTGGTGGCTGGGGTAGACCGCCAGCCGGTTTCCGATCTGGTGTCGGACGTCATCACCAAGATAAGAGAGGAGTGTGACAATGTTCGGTAG